The segment CCGCGTCCGCGCCGCCACCCCGAGCGTGGAGCAGTCCCTATGACGGCAAACGCGATAGCCTTTCTCAGCCTCCCCGGCGGGCCCGAGTGGATCATCATCGGGGTGGTGGGCCTCCTGATATTCGGCAAGAAGCTGCCTGAGGTCGCTCGTTCGTTGGGAAAAAGCGTGGTCGAATTCAAGAAAGGGCTCAAGGCCGTCGAGGACGAGATCACCAGCGCCGGCAACGAGTCCGACAACCCCTCGAACCAGTTGCCTCCGACCAGCAACCCCTACAGTTCGGAATCCGCAGCCGAGCCGCCGCCGAACCAAAACTCCTGACAGCCCACCCGACGTGCTCGTTCGCCCACCACTGGCGGCTTAGAACATGCTGGTCCGCCGAACTCCCCACACCGGGCGGCAAGTGAGAACTCCGCTTCGCCTGCCCGGCGGTACCAGCTCCTGCCTACCTCCAATTCGCATAGCTCCTTAGAACCTTACGGCCAGAT is part of the Phycisphaerae bacterium genome and harbors:
- a CDS encoding twin-arginine translocase TatA/TatE family subunit; the encoded protein is MTANAIAFLSLPGGPEWIIIGVVGLLIFGKKLPEVARSLGKSVVEFKKGLKAVEDEITSAGNESDNPSNQLPPTSNPYSSESAAEPPPNQNS